A section of the Streptomyces sp. Je 1-369 genome encodes:
- a CDS encoding MFS transporter: protein MNDPEFRKGGTAVRSPLSRAMVLLLAMTCGAAVANIYYAQPLLPVVSKALGVSEGAGGLIITSSQIGYALSLALLVPLGDVLERRRLVSGLLALSTVALIGAAASPSLGALYASVALVGVASAVAQIVVPMAATLAADHERGAVVGTVMSGLLVGIMLARTVSGVLAEFGDWRLVFVFAAGVMAVLAITLRLVLPLVPPTTKTPYPQLLQSVVTLVRTESLLRRRMALAAVGMGGFTVLWTASSFLLAGPAYGYGPAVIGLFGLVGVVGAAAASAAGRLADRGSARKVTTGGLIVLTGSWGVLVFAGRGGPLGLSALMVGIVALNLAQQALLISHQSVLYRRIPHARSRVTTALMVSAFAGSTVTSALTAALYPLVGWAGVSALGAVIALIGLAIWSLELLRPSPAEPLADPSADESVNAARTPGADRARARVHAHAHAHGEETAHA, encoded by the coding sequence ATGAACGATCCAGAATTCAGAAAGGGCGGCACTGCCGTCCGCTCCCCGCTGAGCCGCGCGATGGTGCTGCTGCTGGCGATGACGTGCGGCGCGGCGGTCGCGAACATCTACTACGCGCAGCCGTTGCTGCCCGTCGTCTCCAAGGCTCTGGGTGTCTCCGAGGGGGCCGGAGGTCTGATCATCACCTCCTCGCAGATCGGCTACGCGCTCTCGCTGGCACTGCTGGTGCCCCTGGGTGACGTACTGGAGCGGCGCCGTCTTGTGAGCGGGCTGCTCGCCCTGAGCACTGTCGCTCTCATCGGTGCGGCGGCCTCCCCCTCGCTGGGTGCGCTGTACGCCTCGGTCGCGCTGGTCGGGGTGGCCTCCGCCGTGGCGCAGATCGTGGTGCCGATGGCCGCCACTCTGGCCGCCGACCATGAACGCGGCGCGGTGGTCGGGACGGTCATGAGCGGCCTGCTGGTCGGCATCATGCTCGCGCGAACGGTCTCCGGGGTACTGGCCGAATTCGGGGACTGGCGGCTGGTGTTCGTCTTCGCGGCGGGCGTCATGGCGGTTCTTGCGATCACCCTGCGCCTGGTTCTGCCTCTCGTCCCGCCGACCACGAAGACGCCCTACCCCCAACTGCTGCAATCGGTGGTGACGCTGGTGCGCACCGAGTCGCTGCTGCGCCGTCGGATGGCTCTGGCCGCGGTCGGCATGGGCGGCTTCACAGTCCTGTGGACCGCCTCGTCGTTCCTGCTGGCCGGCCCCGCCTACGGGTACGGTCCGGCGGTCATCGGCCTGTTCGGTCTGGTCGGGGTCGTGGGGGCAGCCGCCGCGTCGGCGGCCGGACGGCTGGCGGACCGCGGTAGCGCCCGCAAGGTGACCACCGGCGGGCTGATCGTACTGACCGGCAGCTGGGGCGTGCTCGTCTTCGCCGGCCGAGGAGGCCCGCTCGGTCTGAGCGCGCTGATGGTCGGCATCGTGGCGCTCAACCTCGCCCAGCAGGCACTACTGATCAGCCACCAGAGCGTCCTGTACCGCCGAATCCCGCACGCACGCAGCCGGGTGACCACAGCGCTCATGGTCTCCGCCTTCGCCGGCAGCACTGTCACGTCCGCACTGACGGCCGCGCTGTATCCGCTTGTGGGCTGGGCAGGGGTCTCCGCGCTCGGAGCGGTGATCGCGCTGATCGGCCTCGCGATCTGGTCCCTGGAACTGCTCCGTCCGAGCCCCGCGGAACCGCTCGCCGACCCGTCGGCGGACGAAAGTGTGAACGCGGCCCGTACACCTGGCGCGGACCGCGCCCGCGCCCGCGTCCACGCCCACGCCCACGCCCACGGCGAGGAGACCGCTCATGCCTGA
- a CDS encoding NAD(P)-dependent oxidoreductase: MGSRVAQVGVAFGMDVVARSAHLDPGHAKSLGVTPVSKRILLATSDVVTLHIRLSPRTVGLIGTDELALMRPDTLLINTSRAPVVDEKALLAALHAGTVGDAALDVHSTEPLPTDSPWRSAPRTVLTPHLGYVTADAYEIFYRDPLADILACSAGEPVRLLTP, from the coding sequence GTGGGCAGTCGCGTGGCCCAGGTCGGGGTCGCCTTCGGTATGGACGTCGTCGCCCGGAGCGCCCACCTCGATCCCGGGCACGCGAAATCACTGGGCGTCACACCCGTCAGCAAACGGATCCTGCTGGCCACCTCGGACGTGGTGACGCTTCACATCCGGCTCTCCCCACGCACCGTCGGCCTCATCGGTACCGACGAACTCGCCCTCATGCGGCCGGACACACTACTGATCAACACCTCCCGGGCACCCGTCGTCGACGAGAAGGCACTGCTGGCCGCACTGCACGCCGGGACGGTGGGCGACGCCGCCCTGGACGTCCACTCCACCGAGCCGCTGCCCACCGATTCGCCATGGCGCAGCGCTCCGCGAACCGTCCTCACCCCACACCTGGGCTACGTCACCGCCGACGCATACGAGATCTTCTACCGCGACCCACTAGCCGACATCCTCGCCTGCTCAGCAGGCGAACCGGTCCGCCTGCTCACGCCCTGA
- a CDS encoding MBL fold metallo-hydrolase, producing MTTSEQSTTAHPQHGTTDDSGGRLPGLWTRTLGDLSLTYVPDAGVHMIPTRVYPASADENWTAHGAHMTDAGHLAMGCGALLVERRGKRLLLDAGHGRISGEDPEHFQHDFDHVQSLPGHLERLGVDPATLETVAFSHLHDDHTGWARPDAVDDPRSLFPNARWVVGEGELQGLNPASGPRLAGQSERTTAVADGTEIAEGVRAWALPGHTTGHTAYILDTADGRRIVAFGDAMHSPVQIQHPDWEVVLDHDSAQAEHSRRRLVEFLAQSDVFGFGVHFADQQLGTVDNTGRWRPWEDETDNR from the coding sequence ATGACCACCAGCGAGCAGTCCACCACCGCCCATCCGCAGCACGGCACCACCGACGATTCCGGGGGCCGCCTGCCCGGTCTGTGGACGCGAACCCTGGGCGACCTCAGCCTCACCTACGTCCCCGACGCCGGCGTCCACATGATCCCCACCCGGGTCTACCCCGCCTCCGCCGACGAGAACTGGACGGCCCACGGTGCCCACATGACGGACGCGGGCCACCTGGCCATGGGGTGCGGCGCACTGCTCGTCGAACGTCGCGGGAAGCGCCTGCTCCTGGACGCCGGCCACGGTCGCATCTCGGGCGAGGACCCCGAACATTTCCAGCATGACTTCGACCACGTGCAGAGCCTCCCCGGTCACCTGGAACGCCTGGGCGTCGACCCGGCCACGCTGGAAACGGTCGCCTTCAGTCACCTGCACGACGACCACACGGGATGGGCCCGGCCGGACGCCGTCGACGACCCGCGCAGCCTGTTCCCCAACGCGCGCTGGGTCGTAGGGGAGGGAGAACTGCAAGGACTCAACCCCGCTTCCGGCCCACGGCTCGCCGGACAGAGCGAACGGACCACAGCTGTCGCCGACGGAACGGAGATCGCCGAGGGAGTACGCGCCTGGGCGCTGCCCGGACACACCACGGGGCACACGGCCTACATCCTCGACACCGCTGACGGCCGCCGGATCGTTGCCTTCGGCGACGCCATGCACTCACCCGTCCAGATCCAGCATCCCGACTGGGAAGTCGTCCTCGACCACGACAGCGCCCAGGCCGAGCACTCACGTCGCCGACTCGTTGAATTCCTGGCCCAGAGCGACGTCTTCGGCTTCGGCGTGCACTTCGCCGACCAGCAACTCGGCACCGTCGACAACACCGGCCGCTGGCGCCCTTGGGAGGACGAGACAGACAACCGGTAA
- a CDS encoding TetR/AcrR family transcriptional regulator: MEAVLEAAMLLFWEQGYEATSLAQLRAATELSSASLYGAFGSKEGLFKQVVEHYMDGPGGAVDGIEDETVSPREAVAGLLHRSIDMQADSSHPTGCLIALSGTMRAPGEDHAAVRATVAARRAADRERIGACVERGVAAGELDADADVAGVTAMIHSFLLGLSTQLRDGVAAATLHAAVDVLLLNWRRA; this comes from the coding sequence ATGGAGGCCGTACTAGAGGCCGCGATGCTGCTGTTCTGGGAGCAGGGCTACGAAGCGACCTCGCTCGCACAGCTGAGAGCCGCCACCGAGCTGTCCTCTGCGAGCCTGTACGGCGCCTTCGGCTCGAAAGAAGGGCTGTTCAAGCAGGTCGTCGAGCACTACATGGACGGGCCGGGCGGCGCTGTCGACGGCATCGAGGACGAGACGGTCAGCCCGCGAGAGGCCGTGGCCGGCCTGCTGCACCGTTCGATCGACATGCAGGCCGACTCGTCCCATCCCACCGGCTGTCTCATCGCCCTGTCCGGCACGATGCGGGCGCCGGGGGAGGATCACGCCGCAGTGCGCGCGACCGTCGCGGCACGGCGTGCGGCCGACCGGGAGCGCATCGGAGCCTGCGTGGAGCGAGGCGTGGCCGCGGGCGAACTCGATGCCGATGCCGACGTCGCCGGGGTGACCGCCATGATCCACAGCTTTCTCCTCGGCCTCTCCACGCAGCTGCGCGACGGGGTGGCCGCAGCGACCCTGCACGCGGCGGTCGACGTCCTGCTGCTCAATTGGCGCCGCGCATAG